From the Papaver somniferum cultivar HN1 chromosome 2, ASM357369v1, whole genome shotgun sequence genome, the window ttcatagtaagccgaacaacatcctgaatagcccggaaaaaaagtaattactggttcggcttatatttcgaaaatcgtatgagccgaacatcaattggttattttttgggttaaaatattgttattggttcggcacatattgagaatatcgtaattgccgaacctcgtaaatgtgctaggttcatcacatattatgattatcgaatacgccgaacccctatgcatctctatctgtgactaggttcggcttgaaatgtcatgaaatttcatgccgaactgttcatatacacttacaggaagcttttgtgaagaacagttcggctaaaaacgcaactcaattttgagccgaacccaacactataACCGTCATTttatcgatgaaaaacagcaaataggagattgggtttgtaaaacttgctttcttatcctcatttccggagttggagatgcagttggttcaatttctggttcatttggtggttgattttcagtttctacaccttcatcttcaattggttcttcttcttcaattgatggattagaagacgatttggttttcctattccctgcttttctttgtacgagtcattatgtggttgagtttaatcgacgatcaaatttttacgaatcgacaattaatcacgatgatgaattttttttttcacaggagggggaagagttcggctagaggaggaggaggaagaagagatggtaagggaaactgattttttagaaaactgattttagatttttgtattaagggtatataggtaattgaactacccttagggtaccccttataaggtcacccaagatgggactattgttttgtatgcctagaaagattttggtatacCCAAAATCAGGATTCTATTttagaaccattttttgggaccatggtttttttttttgtggggaccatgattctattttagacaagacattataagtaattctaagtcaccccttatctaaatgtttttcttaataccaaacttaccctccttaattaaatgtgttagtttaatgattaattagttattagttaatgattagtatgattagtatgattagttaccagtaagaagttcggttacaaaaaattgaaatttttccttGCAATCAGACCGAGCTCAATATTTGGCGTGACCATTAAATGGTTCggttataaaaaaatttaaaactttttacgatgaaaccgaacttaaagttcggttaagaaacatttttgcgacgtaacctaACTAAAGTTCaattgggaaatgttttttgcgaaataaccgaactatggttcggttgggaaatattttgcgaaataaccgaactaaggttcggttgggaaatataTTTtctgcaactaaccgaactattagggttcggttgggaaatgttttttgttactaaccgaactattagggttcggttgggaaattaTTTTTGCGACATAATCAAACTAATGTTctgttgggattttttttttgcgaaatagccaaactgttcttcatgttcatcatttccattaggttcggttagttcgacaaagtttttcacataattctagccgaacttctctctgcaacttccatattcaactcattttgatggttaatactcatttttcaatcgaacgaggaacgtcaagcaaagagagaagaagaagaggatgattttttttttcaaaactaaaaaatttcgattctccccttttgtttttgattttggttaatagattcatttagattagatatatatgattagatttatatagttattaggttagttttaatttaaattaaagtaaagggtaaatgtgtactTACCTAACTTTAGGGTCGTGTTTGGTATCCTGGACATCCCatcctaggttgggttatccAGTAAAAAACGGTTAAAATGTGTTTGTCTCACTGCAATTCCAATCCTGGATAAGGATTACTAAAccttccttgattttaggaagctaAAAAAGCGAGGTTAAGGTATTCTTCCAAATACCCGGGATACCTGTATCCTCACCTGGGTCAGACAgttattttcctttaaaataagtattggctaagaaataattatttatattaacATATTTCTGTAGTCAAACAAACACAAGTTAACCTAGCCCAAGATATGATAGAATTTTAGACAAACACCATTAAAAACTAACGATTAACAAGGttatcataaattaaattaagataAACTTTTACAGGATATGTTATTCCATTTCCAAGCTCCCTAACAGATcctaggacatcccttataaatatagggaggttggcctaattagaccatgatcccaaaaaaaccatggtccataAAAAATGGTTCATATTTTATCGCCTTTTCAGTGTGTGTTTCCCCTAAAAGCCAAAGCTAAAGATAGCTCAGCCAATTTAATGGTTCTCCAACTTATTTGGATCAAAACCATGGCGTAAAGTCTTGCTGTAGTCTTGAATCTAAACAAAAGCGTGAGGCAAGAAAAAGTCACTTTTTTTGCGAAACGTTTCTCGCCACATCAAAAATGATCCACCATAGAATTCAACCGGTTTTAAGAGTGAGCTCATGCTGATTTAGGAACCATGTGTGGATATGAATTGGTGACCTGACTGAAGTCACATAAGGACTTTGAATTATTTTTGCTCTTGTAAGGTATGATGCATCAATTTATTTTTACTCATGTTAAAAGAGCATTGGATTTGGGAACGAGATAAAAAAGTTGCTAAACagattgttaaggatcgagcaagagagaggagagtataaacgcggaagcgtaaaagactacattgataataattcggtgtgtcaactttcatggctcaacagcctatttatattgttcacaaacttgacgaccactcaaggtacttttctaactaagatcaaactctaaacatagacactttcctaatataagtctcacaacttaatgtgcatatctcttaaatataaactctcatatattatttcctaataccctccctcaagatggagcatgtagatcacgaatgcccatcttggaccaaagaaatttaacttcggttttatttttcttttttttttcttccaacgcttttgcgaaaaaaaaatcttcagatcatagtttaaggacgtttcagtcctcttcgtagtttaaggacgtttcggtccccttcgtagtttaaggacattacggtcctatcttcgtagtttaaggacatttcggtcctcttcgtagtttaaggacatttcggtcccaatgcaagtttaaggacattgcggtcccatcttcgtagttttagaacatttcagttccatcttcgtagtttaaggacgtttcggtcctctcttcgtagtttaaggacattgcggtcccatcttcgtagttttagaacatttcggttcccttcgtagaatacttcttgtactcttggtttcttggtttcttcgatagaatactttttgtactctctcgacaactcatagggtttcaacctattattgttgttctttttctcatcacctcttggtgattgttttcttctcttttttttttttctttcttcataacatgaatgttgtttcttcttctcttgttccagtcacgctatttttgcaaaaccttcacacttctttgttcttcaagattctctcacaatcttgtcgtctttacaaagtctgccacactttgtaggatctctaagtttctgccacaaactcttcaaccacacttcacttcttccaactGTTATTACACAATACTGTCACCAGCTTTcttctgttacgcttctgtaacaATTCTTCAGTAACACTTAACTGTTAATCTGTAACAGTTCTTCTGCAACTGTAACACTAACTTTTGTAACACTCACACTGTTACTAACTTCCAATAacactttccttttcttctttttgttttatttttttttctttttcgccgGACGTGAAACCCCAACTGCTTCTTTGTCCAAACTTTGAACTCGAGCTTCCCTGTTTTGCTACTCGGACTTCTACATCTCATCTCATGAGTACCAACTCCATGGCTGAATCTTTATCATCCATTCACTGCCAAGCTCCAACTTCATTCCCTGTCACTTCCGTCAACGTAATCACGATGATCAAAGCAACAACATCCTTCCAGTCTTCATCATCGAACCTTCTCTGCAACATCAATGGCAGCAACGTCAACGCAAACCAATACTTTAGTTTCCATGACTTCTCCGTCACCAATCTCAAATCAAAACAACAACCAACAATCAAGCTTCATTGAGATCAATGGTTTTGAACCATTACAGCAACAAACTCCATCTCTCTTTCGGTAATACACAGCTCCAATTCCATCAGTTCATGTCTACTTGGCTCAAAATAATTCACCACCACTTCAAAACGACGCAGCTAAGTCATCTcttttctcctgatttgccggcGATAACGAACCCAGCAATATGTTACGGACTACGCCTTCGTCTCTAATAGAAACTTCATACTCAAGCCATTCTGTCTCGTTCTTTCATTCAACATCTTCTgaaaaccgcaggatcttaaataacccaaccatgtgggactaataatctcaacacgccccctcacgtgtagcctcagcgggtcttacaaacacgtggacaattaaatcggattacgcggagtaaaggtgcggtcaactgactcgacacaaatagcctgctctgataccatgttaaggatcgagcaagagagaggagagtataaacgcggaagcgtaaaagactacattgataataattcggtgtgtcaactttcatggctcaacagcctatttatattgttcacaaacttgacgaccactcaaggtgctttcctaactaagatcaaactctaaacatagacactttcctaatataactctcacaacttaatgtgcatatctcctaaatatagactctcatatattatttcctaatacagataaaaaaacataataatACGCAGATTTTATTGATTTTCTTCGAACTGAAATAGAATCAACAATAATTTGGATAGAAATAAGCAcaacaaggaaaaataaaaaataaaaacacaaattacCTAATAAATGCTGCTTATTTGATTCTTGTTGATGCTTTTCCCTTTATAGTTGCAGCTAACTATAACGGAGCAAACAGCTTCCAGTGATATTACTGATCTTCCGTTCATGCTGATGCAGGTGGTGATGATTGACATGACTATATCGTTGTCTCAACTACGAGGATATTCCCGCATACTTTCATAAATATTCTCTTAGGTTGAATACACACCCCTCTAGATACACCTCTTACTAATATTATCCCAAAAGTGGTGGGATTGGAATCTTGATTCCACCCCCGATCCCTATTCCTGTGTGAGGCGGTGGTGGACATGGAGGTGGAGGTGatggcgatggtggtggtggtgaaggagaagGTGGAGGTGGAGATGGTGGGGGAGGCGACAGACAGGAAGGAGGAGGTGGAGGGTTTGTTCCACAACAACACTGCTCCCACCAGATGTACACATTATTAGGAACATCATTACTATTTGCTACGCACTCTGTCCTCTGAGATAAAAGTCCTAACTTGTTGCATTCACTATCACATATAGATTGCCTCATGCAATCGTTACCATCTGAGCGTCTAAACGTTAGAAATGTTTGTGCACTGGAACAATTGTTATTTTGACCTGGGCCAAGACCTCCCCAATCAGAATCATCTGGAGGAAGATATACTCCTGGTCTTTTACAACAACACTTACAAGAAGTGACACCTTGGGTTATACGGCACCTATCTTGGGAGGCGAAAGTTCCCATTCCGGAACATAGGTTTTGACACCAATTTGTACAGTAACCACTGTCGCAACTCGCCGGGCTGACTATCTGGTTGGAGTCGATGAATAAATCGCCAGGAAGACATTTATTAATCCATGCTGATGCCATCTCTACAAAAGTATATGAAAATATTATGTTATACCACATGAGAAGTAGGTTTTtgaacagaaaataaaaaagaatattgGTTTGGAAACCAAATTTGAACATGACTGGCATAAGTAGTTAAGTATTTCATTGAGGTAAAACAAATTGCTTCTAATCTCTGATAACCAATTCTGCTTCAGAGGAAAATTAACAAAATATACATATGGCTGACGCACAAATAAGTAGATTGTAATTGCAAAAATAAGTATACATATGGTTGAAGGATTTACCAGTGGTGACAAATAAGCAGATTGCAATTGCTAACACAGAAGAAGAGCAAGCAAAGAGTTGAAGAGGAGATTTTCCCCTGGATATTCCCATCTTTCCCATACTACTCTTTTTCTTTAACAgaactctttttttcttctaattgtgaATGTTGAT encodes:
- the LOC113349572 gene encoding uncharacterized protein LOC113349572 — encoded protein: MGKMGISRGKSPLQLFACSSSVLAIAICLFVTTEMASAWINKCLPGDLFIDSNQIVSPASCDSGYCTNWCQNLCSGMGTFASQDRCRITQGVTSCKCCCKRPGVYLPPDDSDWGGLGPGQNNNCSSAQTFLTFRRSDGNDCMRQSICDSECNKLGLLSQRTECVANSNDVPNNVYIWWEQCCCGTNPPPPPSCLSPPPPSPPPPSPSPPPPSPSPPPPCPPPPHTGIGIGGGIKIPIPPLLG